From the Brassica napus cultivar Da-Ae chromosome A8, Da-Ae, whole genome shotgun sequence genome, one window contains:
- the LOC106433149 gene encoding dirigent protein 18, translated as MTKHSPFSLSISMFLIVALFTATTALDPAPEDPIFELYMHDILGGSSPTARPITGLLGNIYNGQVPFAKQIGFVPPENGVAIPNANGAMPTVNGINGIPLGTGLSGTAFSGQNLNGIQTQLGPDGLSLGFGTITVIDDIITSGPDLGSQPLGKAQGVYVASSADGSTQMMAFTAMLEGGEYNDNLNFYGIYRIGSAMSHLSVTGGTGRFKNACGFAEVRPLIPAGQHFVDGAEMLLRIIVHLKY; from the coding sequence ATGACCAAACACTCACCATTCTCACTTTCAATATCAATGTTTCTCATAGTTGCTCTTTTTACTGCAACAACCGCACTCGACCCTGCACCTGAAGACCCGATTTTCGAACTGTACATGCATGATATACTTGGCGGAAGCAGTCCAACAGCAAGACCCATCACCGGTTTGCTTGGAAACATCTACAACGGTCAAGTACCGTTTGCTAAGCAGATTGGTTTTGTTCCGCCAGAAAACGGTGTAGCCATACCAAATGCAAATGGCGCAATGCCAACGGTCAACGGTATCAACGGTATTCCTCTAGGTACTGGTTTATCCGGTACAGCGTTTTCAGGTCAGAATCTGAACGGGATTCAGACACAGTTGGGTCCTGATGGTCTGAGTCTCGGCTTTGGGACGATCACGGTGATCGACGACATAATCACATCCGGTCCTGACTTGGGTTCCCAGCCACTTGGTAAAGCTCAGGGGGTTTATGTTGCAAGCTCAGCAGATGGAAGCACACAGATGATGGCTTTCACAGCTATGCTTGAAGGTGGAGAGTACAATGATAATCTCAACTTCTACGGAATTTACAGAATTGGAAGCGCCATGTCGCATCTGTCTGTGACTGGGGGAACCGGAAGGTTTAAGAACGCTTGTGGGTTTGCAGAGGTAAGGCCACTGATTCCTGCAGGTCAACACTTTGTTGATGGAGCAGAGATGCTGTTGAGGATCATTGTCCATCTTAAGTACTGA
- the LOC106433147 gene encoding protein PAM71-homolog, chloroplastic, whose translation MTVTGVSNSANSTALASVYSVRKLPFLSLSESLPCPKNSRKPASPTPLRCRWTSRSDSLCGKFRVHASNAGVGSGSEEDGSQSSSLDRSHATSSESLKPQGPFPYSLSIALVLLACGLVFSLITFVKGGPSSVLAAVAKSGFTAAFSLIFVSEIGDKTFFIAALLAMQYEKTLVLLGSMGALSLMTILSVVIGKVFQSVPAQFQTTLPIGEYAAIALLMFFGLKSIKDAWDLPQAEAKNGEESGIELGEYTEAEELVKEKASKKLTNPLEILWKSFSLVFFAEWGDRSMLATVALGAAQSPWGVASGAIAGHLVATLLAIMGGAFLANYISEKLVGYVGGALFLVFAAATFFGVF comes from the exons ATGACTGTTACAGGCGTTAGCAATAGTGCTAATTCCACAGCATTAGCATCTGTATATTCAGTACGCAAGCTcccgtttctctctctctctgaatcGTTGCCTTGCCCCAAGAATTCTAGAAAACCAGCGTCTCCTACTCCTT TAAGATGTAGATGGACATCAAGATCGGATTCGCTCTGCGGAAAATTTAGAGTTCATGCATCAAATGCTGGTGTTGGATCTGGTAGTGAGGAGGATGGATCTCAAAGTAGTTCTCTTGATCGGTCTCATGCCACCTCATCAGAAAG CTTAAAACCTCAAGGGCCATTCCCGTACTCTTTGTCGATAGCCCTTGTACTACTGGCTTGCGGTTTGGTATTCTCTCTAATCACATTTGTCAAGGGAGGACCATCCTCAGTTCTAGCAGCAGTTGCAAAATCAGGCTTCACAGCAGCCTTCTCACTGATCTTCGTTTCTGAGATTGGTGACAAG ACATTTTTTATTGCTGCGTTATTGGCTATGCAATACGAGAAAACATTG GTCCTTTTAGGTTCAATGGGAGCTTTATCGCTGATGACTATCTTATCCGTTGTTATCGGGAAGGTTTTTCAATCCGTGCCTGCTCAGTTCCAGACAA CACTACCGATAGGAGAATATGCTGCAATTGCGCTTCTCATGTTCTTTGGATTGAAATCCATCAAGGATGCATGGGATCTTCCACAAGCGGAAGCCAAGAATGGTGAGGAAAGTGGTATAGAACTCGGTGAATACACTGAAGCTGAGGAACTCGTTAAAGAAAAGGCGTCGAAAAAGTTGACAAACCCACTTGAAATCCTCTGGAAATCGTTCAGCCTTGTGTTCTTTGCT GAATGGGGAGATCGGTCAATGCTTGCAACTGTTGCCCTTGGTGCTGCACAG TCTCCATGGGGAGTTGCGAGTGGAGCTATTGCTGGACACTTAGTGGCAACATTGCTTGCTATCATGGGTGGCGCCTTCTTAGCCAACTATATATCTGAGAAACTG GTGGGATATGTTGGTGGAGCTCTCTTCTTAGTATTTGCTGCAGCTACATTCTTCGGAGTGTTCTGA